The following are from one region of the Gambusia affinis linkage group LG02, SWU_Gaff_1.0, whole genome shotgun sequence genome:
- the ccne1 gene encoding G1/S-specific cyclin-E1 isoform X2, whose amino-acid sequence MRGQQEENEPKSAAVGAPKENTVRTRKRKADVAIFLPDLDEDSDVMTKKKHCEAEVSCSLEVDCRSPHSWTSTPPQEEDRQGSLTSAGLFHYNFHNIFVTPVHCTPLPMLCWASKDVVWSNMLKKDRTYSKDTHMLEKHPHLEPKMRAILLDWLMEVSEVYKLHRETYHLAVDYFDRFMATQRNLFKSTLQLIGITCLFIAAKMEEMYPPKVHQFAYVTDEACTEDEILNMEIIIMKELNWSLSPQTPISWLNVYMQVAYLKDSEELLIPRYPQETFTQIAQLLDLCMLDVRCLEFSNGILAASALFHFSSLELVENVSALKRVELEECVRWMVPFAMVLREAGGSPMKTFTGIAADDMHNIQSHSSFLSLLAKAQSYHSVDLKHPSSCPVPSGVLTPPLSSEKTDELNGAEASGPTVRPRMYTPPLQTHLPE is encoded by the exons TTTTTGCCAGACCTGGATGAAGACTCAGACGTGATGACAAAGAAAAAGCACTGTGAGGCTGAg GTGAGCTGCAGTCTTGAGGTGGACTGCAGAAGTCCTCACAGCTGGACCTCCACTCCCCCTCAGGAGGAGGACCGGCAGGGCTCTCTGACCAGTGCGGGCCTCTTTCACTACAACTTTCACAACATCTTCGTAACACCGGTTCACTGCACTCCGCTCCCCATGCTGTG CTGGGCCAGTAAGGATGTGGTGTGGAGCAACATGCTGAAGAAGGACAGGACCTACTCTAAGGACACCCACATGCTGGAGAAGCATCCACATCTGGAGCCCAAGATGAGGGCCATCCTCCTGGACTGGCTTATGGAG GTAAGCGAGGTGTACAAACTGCACAGAGAGACGTATCACCTCGCTGTGGACTACTTTGATCGCTTCATGGCCACACAGAGGAACCTCTTCAAATCCACACTGCAACTCATTGGCATTACGTGTCTTTTCATTGCTGCCAAAATGGAG gagATGTATCCACCAAAGGTCCACCAGTTTGCCTATGTTACAGACGAAGCCTGCACAGAAGATGAGATTCTCAATATGGAGATCATTATCATGAAG GAGTTGAACTGGAGTCTCAGTCCACAGACGCCCATCTCCTGGCTCAACGTCTACATGCAGGTGGCCTACCTGAAGGACTCTGAGGAGCTGCTGATCCCCAGATATCCTCAAGAGACCTTCACACAGATCGCTCAG TTGCTGGATCTGTGTATGCTTGATGTGAGGTGCCTCGAGTTTTCCAATGGCATCCTTGCTGCGTCTGCACTGTTTCACTTTTCCTCACTGGAGCTAGTGGAAAATGTCTCAG CTCTCAAGAGGGTGGAGTTAGAGGAGTGTGTGAGGTGGATGGTCCCGTTTGCCATGGTGCTGCGAGAGGCTGGTGGCTCACCAATGAAAACCTTCACTGGGATCGCTGCAGACGACATgcacaacatccagagccactCGTCATTCCTTTCATTGCTG GCCAAGGCCCAGTCCTACCACAGCGTGGACCTGAAGCATCCCAGCAGCTGTCCTGTTCCCTCTGGCGTCCTGACTCCGCCTCTGAGCAGTGAAAAAACCGACGAGCTGAATGGAGCCGAGGCTTCAGGACCCACAGTCAGACCACGGATGTACACGCCTCCCCTCCAGACTCACCTTCCAGAGTAG
- the ccne1 gene encoding G1/S-specific cyclin-E1 isoform X1 has translation MRGQQEENEPKSAAVGAPKENTVRTRKRKADVAIFLPDLDEDSDVMTKKKHCEAEQVSCSLEVDCRSPHSWTSTPPQEEDRQGSLTSAGLFHYNFHNIFVTPVHCTPLPMLCWASKDVVWSNMLKKDRTYSKDTHMLEKHPHLEPKMRAILLDWLMEVSEVYKLHRETYHLAVDYFDRFMATQRNLFKSTLQLIGITCLFIAAKMEEMYPPKVHQFAYVTDEACTEDEILNMEIIIMKELNWSLSPQTPISWLNVYMQVAYLKDSEELLIPRYPQETFTQIAQLLDLCMLDVRCLEFSNGILAASALFHFSSLELVENVSALKRVELEECVRWMVPFAMVLREAGGSPMKTFTGIAADDMHNIQSHSSFLSLLAKAQSYHSVDLKHPSSCPVPSGVLTPPLSSEKTDELNGAEASGPTVRPRMYTPPLQTHLPE, from the exons TTTTTGCCAGACCTGGATGAAGACTCAGACGTGATGACAAAGAAAAAGCACTGTGAGGCTGAg CAGGTGAGCTGCAGTCTTGAGGTGGACTGCAGAAGTCCTCACAGCTGGACCTCCACTCCCCCTCAGGAGGAGGACCGGCAGGGCTCTCTGACCAGTGCGGGCCTCTTTCACTACAACTTTCACAACATCTTCGTAACACCGGTTCACTGCACTCCGCTCCCCATGCTGTG CTGGGCCAGTAAGGATGTGGTGTGGAGCAACATGCTGAAGAAGGACAGGACCTACTCTAAGGACACCCACATGCTGGAGAAGCATCCACATCTGGAGCCCAAGATGAGGGCCATCCTCCTGGACTGGCTTATGGAG GTAAGCGAGGTGTACAAACTGCACAGAGAGACGTATCACCTCGCTGTGGACTACTTTGATCGCTTCATGGCCACACAGAGGAACCTCTTCAAATCCACACTGCAACTCATTGGCATTACGTGTCTTTTCATTGCTGCCAAAATGGAG gagATGTATCCACCAAAGGTCCACCAGTTTGCCTATGTTACAGACGAAGCCTGCACAGAAGATGAGATTCTCAATATGGAGATCATTATCATGAAG GAGTTGAACTGGAGTCTCAGTCCACAGACGCCCATCTCCTGGCTCAACGTCTACATGCAGGTGGCCTACCTGAAGGACTCTGAGGAGCTGCTGATCCCCAGATATCCTCAAGAGACCTTCACACAGATCGCTCAG TTGCTGGATCTGTGTATGCTTGATGTGAGGTGCCTCGAGTTTTCCAATGGCATCCTTGCTGCGTCTGCACTGTTTCACTTTTCCTCACTGGAGCTAGTGGAAAATGTCTCAG CTCTCAAGAGGGTGGAGTTAGAGGAGTGTGTGAGGTGGATGGTCCCGTTTGCCATGGTGCTGCGAGAGGCTGGTGGCTCACCAATGAAAACCTTCACTGGGATCGCTGCAGACGACATgcacaacatccagagccactCGTCATTCCTTTCATTGCTG GCCAAGGCCCAGTCCTACCACAGCGTGGACCTGAAGCATCCCAGCAGCTGTCCTGTTCCCTCTGGCGTCCTGACTCCGCCTCTGAGCAGTGAAAAAACCGACGAGCTGAATGGAGCCGAGGCTTCAGGACCCACAGTCAGACCACGGATGTACACGCCTCCCCTCCAGACTCACCTTCCAGAGTAG